One Paenibacillus sp. SYP-B4298 genomic window, TCTTGCTTGCGAGTGTCGCCTTCAGCTCGCCGAGCGCTGGAATGAGCGTGCTCTTGATCGCCAGCAGCGCCGCAACATGCATCGCGGTCGGGAACGTATCATTGGAGCTTTGCGAGCGGTTGACATCATCATTGGGGTGGACGCGCAGCTCGCTTGCGCCCTCCGCCAGCCGCTGATTGGCAAGGTAAGCGATGACCTCATTGACATTCATATTGGTCTGGGTGCCGCTGCCTGTCTGCCAGACGACGAGCGGGAAGTGGGTGTCCGCCTTGCCATCCATAATCTCCTCTGCCGCTGCGACGATCGCTGCCGCCTTCAGCGGGTCCAGCTTGCCCAGCTCCTGATTGGCTAGCGCGGCGCTCCTCTTGAGCATCGCGAATACGCGAATGAGCGCCAGCGGCATCCGTTCGCCGCCGATGCGGAAATTTTGCAGGCTGCGCTGGGTTTGAGCGCCCCAATACTTATCTGCGGGAACTTGAATCTCACCGAGTGTATCCTTCTCTATTCTGTAATTCATGGCTTATAGCTCCTTATCAAATAATAATGATAATCAATATCATTAGTTTATCACGAATCCAAATGGAATGAAAGCGTGTGTCGTGTGGACATGCTGTATAGAATGGGGTACCATGTAAGTGGGTATCCAGTGTCAGTATGGATGGGCGCCTGGGATTCTATTCGCTTCTATAGAAGAAATATCGCAAGGGTACTTGTAGGTGGGAGAAGCAGAAGGCTGCTAAAGCATGCGCCGCGTGCTTGATTTCAGCCAGTCTATCGTGTCGGAGGGTGTTCGCCGTTGCTACAGTCTTTTACGCTGCTGCAGGTCAGTTCAGTTGTGATGTCGCTGCTCGCAGGGACGGCATTAATGATATTGAGGGTGAGAGCGGCACGCAGGCCGACTACGCTCAAGAAGATTATTATGCCGCCGATCGGGATGGCGACCGGATTTGTCATGTTCGCATTGCCGGCTATGCATATTCCATGGCTGTGGGCCATATCGGCGTGGGGGACGGGGCTGCTGATCTTCGCCTTTCCGCTGATCGTGACGACCCGGATGGAGCGAAGGGAGCATGACATCTACGTCATCCGCTCCAAAGCCTTCATCTTCATCATGGTCTCGCTGCTGCTCGCGAGGCTGACGATGCATGGCATGGTGGAGAAATATTTGTCCATCGCCCAGACAGGAGCGCTGTTCTTCCTGCTGGCCTTCGGGATGATTGTTCCGTGGCGGCTGGCGATGATCAGCGAGTATGTGAGGCTGCGCAATTACACGGACAGCTCGGCCTGAGGGCAGAGCCGCATGTATCCTATGTCGAATTTAGATCGAACGAATCTCAATTCAATATTTGTTTCCGGTTTCAATACCATAGTATAATTTATTAGTGTGAGGTAGTTGTGAATTTTGAGTTAAGAAATTGTGGACAATTGTAAAATGAAGGCCATGAGGAGTAGAATCCAGTGAAATTCAGACCGTGCATTGATTTGCACCAAGGGAAGGTCAAACAAATCGTCGGCGAGACGCTGAATTCGGACACCCGCAAGGTAGTCGAGAATTTCGTCTCCGACCTGAGTCCTGCTCATTATGCCGCCATGTTCAGAGAGGATCGCTTGACCGGTGGTCATGTGATCATGCTGGGCGGGGGTAATGAGGAGGCAGCCGCATCTGCGCTGAGGGAGTACCCTGGGGGCTTGCAGATCGGCGGAGGGATCACGGCGGAGAACGCGCACACGTATCTGGAATACGGCGCTTCCCATGTGATCGTAACCTCCTATATTTTCCGAGATGGCCGGCTGGACGAGGAGCGTCTGCGCCGCATCGTCTCCGAGGTGGGCAAGGATCGGCTCGTCATTGATCTGAGCTGCAAGGAGAAGGATGGACGCTGGTATGTTGTGACGAACCAGTGGAAGACGTTCAGCGACTTCGAGCTTCAGCCATCGAGTATTCAATATTTGGAGCAGTACTGCGATGAGTTTCTGGTTCATGCGGTAGATGTTGAGGGCAAGCGCACCGGGGTTCAGGAGGAGCTGGCATCCAGGCTGGCGAACTGGACGAGTATCCCGACGACCTATGCAGGCGGAGCTCGCTCGTTGTCTGATCTGGAGCGGTTTGCAGAGCTGACAGGCAACAAACTGGATATTACCATCGGAAGCGCGCTGGACATTTTCGGCGGGGACCTTTCGTATGCCAAGGTGGTTGAACATTGCGGCCGCCAGGGTATGAATGATTGAGTTGGATGACAATATGCAATTCTGGAGGGTTATGGGAATGACGACCATAAGCAGTACACAGTCGCCTTGGCACAATTACGCAGGACCCAATCTGGGCTATATTCATGATCAGTATGAACTGTTTCTTGATGATCCCGCATCGGTGGACCCGGCGTATCGAACGCTGTTTGAGCAGTGGGGAGAGCCGCCGCTGGAGGCTGAGGATGCACAAGCAGCGCCTCTTGCGCAACGCGAAGGGGTTATTTCGTTTGATCAGATGGAAAAGCTTGTTGCAGCCAGCAAGTATGTATCCAATATCCGTACTTATGGACATTTGGCAGCGAAGCTTGATCCGCTGGAGCTGGCGCCGAAGACTGAGGATGACCGGATGCTCAAGCCGGAGAATTATAAACTGACCAAGCTGGATCTGATGGGGCTGCCGGGTGAGCTGATCTGGGAGAATGCCAAGGGCACGAAGCAGACGGGCTTGGACGCCGTCGAGAAGCTGCTGGAAATTTATACAGGCACGACAGCCTATGAATTTGACCATATTCATGTTCAGGCGGAGCGCGAGTGGCTGACCAAGAATATCGAGGTAGCCGCCAAGCAGACTCGTCTGAGCCGCGAAGAGCAGATCAACCTGCTGGATCGGCTCGTGCAGACCGAGCAATTCGAACATTTTCTTCATCGCACGTTCCTCGGCCAGAAACGGTTCTCCGTAGAAGGCTTGGAGGTTCTTATTCCTATGCTTGATGAACTGGTGCGCAATCATTCTGAATCGGGCGCATCGGATATTCTGATGGGGATGGCGCATCGCGGTCGCTTGAATGTGCTGACTCATGTGCTGGGCAAGCCGTACAGCAAGATTTTTGCAGAATTCCAGCACGGCTCGAACAAGGAGTTCATGCCGCCTGAGGATCCGAGCGGCAAGACAGGCGACGTGAAATACCATCTGGGCGCGCAGCGGACCATTACGAACAGCAGCGGGCAGCAGACACGCATCACGCTGGCGAACAACCCAAGCCATCTGGAATATGTCAATCCAGTCGTAGAGGGCTTCGGCCGCGCCGCGCAGGAGGATCGCACCCAGCCGGGCTATCCGAAGCGTGACGAGGACAAGGCAGCGGTCGTGCTGATGCATGGCGATTCCGCCTTCCCTGGCGAAGGCATCGTGCCAGAGACGTTGAATTTTGACCGTCTGCCGGGCTTCCGCAATGGTGGAACGATCCATATCATCGTCAATAACCGGATCGGCTTCACGACCGAGAGCATCGATTCGCGCTCCACACGCTACGCCAGCGATGTCGCCAAAGGCTTCGACATTCCGATCGTTCACGTGAATGGTGATGATCCGGAAGCGTGCATCGCGGCGATCCGCCTGGCTTGCGAATATCGCAAGGAATTCAAGAAGGACTTCGTCATTGACCTGATTGGCTATCGTCGCTACGGTCATAATGAGATGGATGATCCACAGCCGACTCAGCCGCTCATGTATGACAAGATGCGCAACCATCCATCGGCTCCGAATGTCTATTCGGCCGCGCTGGTAGGTCGCGGAGTCATCGGTGAGGATGTTCTGCCGCAGCTCAAGCAGAAGATCATCAGCAAGATGGAGGAAGCCTACGAGCAGGTGAAGAACCTGAAGGCTGATAAGACAGCCCAAGCTGCTCCTGCTGATGTTCCAGGCTGGATCGAGCCGCAGACAGGCGTTGAGCTGGAGCAACTGAAGGATATTAATGAGCGTCTGCTGGAGCGTCCGGCATCGTTCACGCCGTATTCCAAGCTGGCCAACATCCTGCAGCGCCGCTCCGGTGCGCTGGACGAGGGCAAGAAGGTCGACTGGGCGCTGGCGGAGACGCTGGCCTTTGCGACCATCCTGGCGGACGGGACTCCGATCCGCATCACCGGTCAGGATGCCGAGCGTGCGACATTCGCTCATCGCAACCTGGTGCTGCATGACAGCAAGACGGGCGCGCTGTATTGTCCGCTGCATCACCTGCCGCAGGCGCGGGCATCGTTCGCTATCCATAACAGTCCGTTGTCCGAGGCGGGCGTGCTCGGTTTTGAATATGGCTACAACGTGTTCGCACCAGAGACCATGAACATCTGGGAGGCGCAATACGGCGATTTCACCAACGTGGCACAAGTGCTGATCGACCAGTTCATTTCCTCGGCCAGAGAGAAATGGTCGCAGAAGTCGTCGCTGGTCATGCTGCTGCCGCATAGCTACGAAGGACAGGGGCCAGAGCATTCCAGCGCCCGTCCAGAGCGCTTCCTGCAGCAGTCGGCACAAGGCAACTGGACCGTTGCGAACCTGACCAGCGCCGCTCAATATTTCCACCTGCTGCGCAGACAGGCGAAGATTGTTGGCACGGAGCAGGCGCGTCCGCTGATCGTGATGGCGCCTAAGAGCCTGATCCGCCATCCGCGTGTCGCTTCGACAGGCACGGAGCTGAGCGACGGCAAGTTCCATACAGTGCTGGAGCAGCCAGGTCTGGGCGGTACGCCGGATAAGGTACAGCGCGTCATTCTGTGTACCGGCAAGGTAGCTATCGACCTGGATGATGCGATTGCGAATGCTGGCGATCAGGACTTCTCCTGGCTGCATATTATCCGGGTAGAGCAGCTCTATCCGTTCCCTAAGGAAGAGATCGAGAGCATCCTGTCCCGTTACGGGAAGGTGAAGGAGATCGTCTGGGTGCAAGAGGAGCCGGAAAATATGGGGGCTTGGCGCTATATTCAGCCGCATCTGCAGAAGCTGGCGCCGAAGAAGATCGAAGTGGATTACATTGGGCGCCCAGAGCGTTCCAGCCCAGCCACAGGATACAATACCGTTCATGCCCATGAGCAGCAGCAGATTATTTCCGCAGCTCTGAAACTGAAGCAGGATAACTAATAGGGGGGCAACAACACAATGTTTGAAGTTAAAGTTCCGCAAGCTGGTGAATCCATTACTGAAGCGACGATTTCGCAATGGCTCGTTAAGGAAGGCGACGCAGTCAATGCCGGGGACATCCTGTTCGAGCTAGAGACGGATAAGG contains:
- the hisA gene encoding phosphoribosylformimino-5-aminoimidazole carboxamide ribotide isomerase, translating into MKFRPCIDLHQGKVKQIVGETLNSDTRKVVENFVSDLSPAHYAAMFREDRLTGGHVIMLGGGNEEAAASALREYPGGLQIGGGITAENAHTYLEYGASHVIVTSYIFRDGRLDEERLRRIVSEVGKDRLVIDLSCKEKDGRWYVVTNQWKTFSDFELQPSSIQYLEQYCDEFLVHAVDVEGKRTGVQEELASRLANWTSIPTTYAGGARSLSDLERFAELTGNKLDITIGSALDIFGGDLSYAKVVEHCGRQGMND
- a CDS encoding CcdC family protein; translated protein: MLQSFTLLQVSSVVMSLLAGTALMILRVRAARRPTTLKKIIMPPIGMATGFVMFALPAMHIPWLWAISAWGTGLLIFAFPLIVTTRMERREHDIYVIRSKAFIFIMVSLLLARLTMHGMVEKYLSIAQTGALFFLLAFGMIVPWRLAMISEYVRLRNYTDSSA
- a CDS encoding 2-oxoglutarate dehydrogenase E1 component, which gives rise to MTTISSTQSPWHNYAGPNLGYIHDQYELFLDDPASVDPAYRTLFEQWGEPPLEAEDAQAAPLAQREGVISFDQMEKLVAASKYVSNIRTYGHLAAKLDPLELAPKTEDDRMLKPENYKLTKLDLMGLPGELIWENAKGTKQTGLDAVEKLLEIYTGTTAYEFDHIHVQAEREWLTKNIEVAAKQTRLSREEQINLLDRLVQTEQFEHFLHRTFLGQKRFSVEGLEVLIPMLDELVRNHSESGASDILMGMAHRGRLNVLTHVLGKPYSKIFAEFQHGSNKEFMPPEDPSGKTGDVKYHLGAQRTITNSSGQQTRITLANNPSHLEYVNPVVEGFGRAAQEDRTQPGYPKRDEDKAAVVLMHGDSAFPGEGIVPETLNFDRLPGFRNGGTIHIIVNNRIGFTTESIDSRSTRYASDVAKGFDIPIVHVNGDDPEACIAAIRLACEYRKEFKKDFVIDLIGYRRYGHNEMDDPQPTQPLMYDKMRNHPSAPNVYSAALVGRGVIGEDVLPQLKQKIISKMEEAYEQVKNLKADKTAQAAPADVPGWIEPQTGVELEQLKDINERLLERPASFTPYSKLANILQRRSGALDEGKKVDWALAETLAFATILADGTPIRITGQDAERATFAHRNLVLHDSKTGALYCPLHHLPQARASFAIHNSPLSEAGVLGFEYGYNVFAPETMNIWEAQYGDFTNVAQVLIDQFISSAREKWSQKSSLVMLLPHSYEGQGPEHSSARPERFLQQSAQGNWTVANLTSAAQYFHLLRRQAKIVGTEQARPLIVMAPKSLIRHPRVASTGTELSDGKFHTVLEQPGLGGTPDKVQRVILCTGKVAIDLDDAIANAGDQDFSWLHIIRVEQLYPFPKEEIESILSRYGKVKEIVWVQEEPENMGAWRYIQPHLQKLAPKKIEVDYIGRPERSSPATGYNTVHAHEQQQIISAALKLKQDN